The Budorcas taxicolor isolate Tak-1 chromosome 2, Takin1.1, whole genome shotgun sequence genome window below encodes:
- the LOC128066729 gene encoding asparagine synthetase domain-containing protein 1 isoform X1, with protein sequence MCGICCAVSFSVEHFSRDLKEDLLCNLKRRGPNSSKQFLRSSVNYQCLFSGHVLHLRGVLTAQPVEDERGSVFLWNGEVFSGIKVEAEENDTQIMFHYLCSCKNESDILSLFSKVQGPWSFIYYQASSHSLWFGRDFFGRRSLLWHFSNLGKSFCLSSVGTQASGVADQWQEVPASGIFRIDLKSVSISQSVVLKLYPWKYNSGGDDSRECVNSLTEISADLPTFVLVAVNEAKLYLKEPVVPLNKALPQAAFETHCSSISRSPLTRETLRVFLTDGHTKEVVQQFIGVLSIAVKRRVLCLPRDENPAPSEVLKTNNRKANVAILFSGGIDSMVIAALADHHIPLDEPIDLLNVAFMTKEKTVPVNFNKKGRKQKNHCEIPSEEFSKSAAAAAAAAASPSEQFNVPDRVTGRAGLKELQAANPSRIWNFVEINVSLEELQRLRRTRISHLIQPLNTVLDDSIGCAVWFASRGAGWLVTQDGARPYQSSAKVVLTGIGADEQLAGYSRHRVRFLAHGLEGLNKEIEMELGRISSRNLGRDDRVISDHGKEARFPFLDENVVSFLNSLPVWEKANLTLPRGIGEKLILRLAAVELGLTASALLPKRAMQFGSRIAKMEKNNEKASDKCGRLQIISLENLSVEN encoded by the exons ATGTGTGGCATTTGTTGTGCAGTAAGCTTTTCTGTTGAGCATTTTAGCAGAGATTTGAAAGAGGATTTACTGTGTAATCTTAAGCGACGGGGGCCCAATAGTAGTAAACAGTTCCTAAGGTCCAGTGTTAACTACCAGTGTTTATTCTCTGGCCACGTCCTTCACTTACGAGGTGTATTGACTGCCCAGCCtgtggaagatgaaagaggcagTGTATTCCTGTGGAATGGAGAAGTCTTTAGTGGGATCAAGGTTGAAGCCGAAGAGAATGATACTCAAATCATGTTTCATTATCTTTGCTCTTGCAAGAATGAATCTGATATTTTGTCGCTCTTCTCAAAAGTCCAAGGTCCTTGGTCTTTTATATATTATCAAGCATCTAGCCATTCTTTATGGTTTGGTAGGGACTTTTTTGGTCGTCGTAGCTTGCTTTGGCATTTTAGTAACTTGGGCAAGAGTTTCTGCCTCTCTTCAGTTGGCACCCAGGCATCTGGAGTGGCCGATCAGTGGCAGGAGGTCCCAGCATCTGGAATTTTCAGAATTGATCTCAAATCTGTTTCCATTTCCCAGTCTGTCGTTTTAAAGTTGTATCCTTGGAAATACAATTCTGGGGGGGATGATAGCAGAGAATGTGTTAATAGCCTGACTGAGATTTCAGCAGACTTGCCAACATTTGTCTTGGTGGCAGTAAATGAAGCCAAACTGTATCTTAAAGAACCTGTTGTCCCTTTAAATAAGGCGTTGCCACAAGCTGCATTTGAGACGCATTGCAGCAGCATTTCCAGGAGTCCACTGACAAGAGAGACCCTTCGGGTCTTTCTTACTGATGGACACACGAAGGAAGTAGTTCAGCAGTTCATTGGTGTCCTGAGCATCGCAGTCAAGAGACGTGTCTTGTGTTTACCTAGGGATGAAAACCCCGCACCAAGCGAAGTTTTGAAAACTAATAACAGGAAAGCAAATGTCGCAATTCTGTTTTCTGGAGGGATTGATTCCATGGTCATCGCAGCCCTTGCTGACCATCATATTCCTTTAGATGAACCAATTGATCTTCTTAATGTGGCTTTCATGACTAAAGAAAAGACTGTACCAGTTAATTTTAacaaaaaagggagaaaacagaaaaatcattgTGAAATACCCTCTGAAGAATTCTCcaaaagtgctgctgctgctgctgctgccgccgccagcCCGAGTGAACAGTTCAATGTACCAGATCGAGTCACAGGAAGAGCAGGACTGAAGGAACTGCAAGCTGCCAACCCTTCACGGATTTGGAATTTTGTTGAAATTAATGTTTCTCTAGAAGAACTGCAAAGATTAAGAAGAACTCGAATATCGCACTTAATCCAGCCCTTGAATACAGTCCTGGATGATAGCATTGGCTGTGCAGTCTGGTTTGCTTCCCGAGGAGCTGGCTGGTTAGTGACCCAGGATGGAGCACGGCCGTATCAGAGCAGTGCAAAG GTAGTTCTTACTGGGATTGGTGCTGATGAGCAGCTTGCAGGTTATTCTCGTCATCGGGTCCGCTTCCTGGCACATGGGCTGGAAGGACTGAATAAGGAAATTGAAATGGAACTGGGTCGAATTTCCTCTAGAAATCTTGGTCGTGATGATAGAGTTATCAGTGATCATGGAAAAGAAGCAAG atttcctTTCCTGGATGAAAATGTTGTCTCCTTTCTAAATTCCCTACCAGTCTGGGAAAAGGCAAACTTGACTTTACCCCGTGGAATTGGTGAAAAACTAATTTTGCGTCTTGCAGCAGTGGAACTTGGTCTAACAGCCTCTGCTCTTCTGCCAAAGCGGGCCATGCAGTTTGGATCCAGAAttgcaaaaatggaaaagaataatgaaaaggcaTCTGATAAATGTGGAAGGCTCCAAATCATCTCCTTAGAAAACCTTTCTGTTGAAAACTAG
- the LOC128066729 gene encoding ASNSD1 upstream open reading frame protein isoform X2 — MPSRGERPEDGAGPVPAESSTLHKDELSSKIKEQKVVVDELSNLKKNRKVYRQQQNSNIFFLADRTEMLSESKNILDELKKEYQEIENSEKTKIKK, encoded by the exons ATGCCCAGCCGGGGTGAGCGACCCGAGGACGGCGCTGGGCCCGTCCCTGCTGAGAGCTCGACCCTGCACAAGGACGAGCTCAGCAGCAAG ATTAAAGAACAAAAAGTTGTTGTGGATGAACTTTCTAACCTGAAGAAGAACAGG AAAGTATATAGGCAGCAACAGAACAGCAACATATTCTTTCTTGCAGACCGAACAGAAATGCTTTCTGAAAGCAAAA ATATATTGGATGAGCTGAAGAAAGAAtatcaagaaatagaaaactcaGAGAAGACCAAAATCAAGAAATAG